CAACATGCATTAAAAAGCTTATTCCCGTCTGCCATGAATAAATTTCTGTGCCGTAGCTACATTGAGGCAAGTGGCGTAATGCAATAATGCAggcacaaaacattttcacactGGTAGAGCTAAACTACATTTAACAACATACTTAACCGGGGACGTACTTGACATATTTGCCTcggtaaaaattttaacctgGCTACGGTCTTGAATGTGCTTTTTTAAGGCTAGGCGTCAACATTTGAATGCTAGGCTAGCGTTGTACCGGTCAAAGTTGCAATTTTTATAATTGGTACTCACTCTTCGTTGAGTTCAGTTCTTTCCACTCCGTTTCCTTCCATTTGTTGAATCATTTTGTGTTTCTTCTCTTTCGCTCTGGCGTTCTGGAACCAAAcctaaaaatgtttcaatggtGAATAGTTTGTAACTAcctattttaactttaaagttcTGTTATAAGCTGCTGTTTTTCTTATTTGTAAACTTGTTTTGGTTAAACCTACAAACCTGTATGACTCGCTTCTGTAAGCCCAGTTCATTTCCGAGCGTTTCACATTCAGCAAGGGTGGGCATTTTGCAACCTTTGAAGCTGTGCTTTAGCGCTTTCACTTGGTTCGCCGTCATCTGGGTTCGGTACCGCTTGGGGGTGGTAGATACACTTTCTAAATCGAAACAGGTTTTTGTAAGTTAGCGTTAAGTATTCATTAAGCATTTAGTTAAATAAATTGGCTACTTAAACGTTAATTAAATACTTTctatttacctggagcatacGTAGCATGTGGGTTAGACGTCATAGCTGTTGATCTTTGCGATGGAGATAGTTTggtttgtgacgtaaaaataGAGATTCGATTCTCCGAATAATCTTGCTTCAGTGACATCACAGGGCTCGTGTTTCGACCCGACTGCGAAGCTTCGTTGGCTGATGGCCCTTCATTTCCACGTGGCTGACCTATTGACGTCAACAATGACGTTTCATCCTTGTCGTACTTGTCATAGTGTGTAGAATGACGTGGCGTATCAGGACTGGTTGTTGTAAGCTTTTCCGTTCCACTTGCGAAGTCAGCAGATGAATACAACGCCACAAGTTTTTGAAGATCGGTGGTATTGCGCGTATTTGTAGGTGCAGCTTTCGTGTTCGAGGCAAGCGGGCTGTACCGGTTCGCTGCTTCATTGCGCGTTTGGGCATCTGAAATCGACGAAGACCGTTTCAAAGCTGTTTATGATTGTGTTAGTCAATCATCGTACGTCATAATCCCGGTAATAGTTACGTAAGGATGTATTGCGTCTCACCTGGTGCTTCCAAGGGCAGAACTTCCTGTTTAATGTGCGATATATTTTCTGGCGTCATGGTATTGGTCAGTTTCTTTATTGCATCAATATCCATGTTTATAGATCGGTCAGGGTCATAACTGCTTAGCACTTTGGCCGCATTTTGGGCTGGGGCGCTGTTCCGAGCCAAACCGGCCAAATCAGTGAATTTTATCTGCAATAAGACCAGATAAACTTTTATAACACAACACATAAACTAAGGGGTCTCGCTAGGGTACATAATCTTTAATTCCTGTACCTAGCAGCATCAAACTAGAAGTGGCTACCTTTTTGTTGACCGGTTCGTCTTGAGAGAAGCGGTTTTCCTCTTGGGAACCGTGTCTCGTCTGGATATGAAGGTCCAATTCAGTTTTGCTCCTGAACACCATTCTGCAGAGGTGGCAAAGTTTGTATTGGTTCATGTTCGAGATTGCTCCTCTCGCCACAGACGACCGAAATTGGCCTTTTCTCTCACGAGCTCTGGTATTTTGGAACCAAACCTGGAAGTAgcaatattacgtcacaatcacTGCATCTATGAATCATAAAGCTAGTTTTCTTTCGATTTTGTAACAACGTTGTCGCTTCAAATAAGCCCACCTGTACAACGCGCTTCTTCAGGCCGACGACCTCAGATATTTGTTCAATTATTTTCCTGCTTGGACTGGAATCAACCAGATATTGCTGGTAAAGGTACTCGAGCTGCTCCGGGGTAATAGTTGTTCTCAATCGTTTGGGGTCCTTCTGAAGGCCAACGCATTCCTTGTCGTCCAGGAAATTCCCTAATCCGAGATAAAAATCACAGCGTCAGCAAAGCAACGAACGAGTGCGAGAAAAACTTATtccaatttctttgtttcttatTTCTATTTCTCAATATCTTTACACTGTTGGGGCTACAAATGAAAGATACGTacaattttactttgttttgagTATTTTGGCTTACCGCCTGCAATCAACTGATGTGTAATAACACTAAACGTTTGACCTTCTCACCTTTCGCGCGTATTACTCCTCCTTGAGCGATCGAGGGACTTGTTGAAGAAGAGGAGGACATAGAAAGAGTAGGGGAAGTGCTTATCTTTCTCTTAGATGAACTAGACATGGGAGGAGTAATTAATCTTGACCTAATGAGGCTCGACACCGATTTATCGTCGGAGAAGGAAAGATTGCCTTCCCAGTTTCCACGAGAAGAAGAAGATTCGGATTCTTTTTCAAGATTAAATATCTTATTGTTCTCTTCCTTGACTCCGGATGTTTGTCCGAGCGCCTTTTCGTTGAAGAGCTGGGGTCTTGCGTTGCCCATTAGTCCTTGCATGTACATCATTCCATAGGGCGAGAACATAGACGCCACGTTGGCCGCAAAATGACTCTGTTGGTGGACTTGCCATTCTTCCTGGGAGCTAAACTTTTGTTCGCACATCTGGCATGTGATGAGAGTTTCTTTGGACTGATACTCGCATTCGCTCAGAGGCGGACTCTTGGACATCTTCTCCTGAAATTGGAAGTCTGCATCATCCGCCGAAGCTAGAACCTTTAAAGATGCGTTTGCAGGAGTCAGCGATTGCTGAAGCTTGCCATCCTGCGTCATTGTTTTTGTGACCTCGCTGAGAGTCCTTCGGGCCAAATCCTCCACAACAGGCGCATTCTGTCGCCGCGTTTTCGCCGCGATTTCCTCGAAGTTCGGTGAAAGCGATCGCACTCTGCCCATAGATAGCGGGTTGAGGTTCGGTTGTTGTTGCTCGTAGCTCTTTCGCGCTTTTTGCCGCGCATTCTGGAACCATACCACGATCACCCTTGTGCTGAGATTGAGGGTCTGAGAGAGCTTGTCAAGATCGTCGTCTTTGGGGTAGGCGTTGTGGTCAAAGAAATCCTGGAGGACTTGGAGTTGGTGGTCTGTGAATCTTGTTCGCGGGGTGCGACGACAAGCGATCCCCTGTGCGTGGGACGACGGCGGATTCGTGTCCGGTAAACTCTGGCTATCGATGTGATAGTGCATGTCGTTTGCAGAACTGATTTCGTAGTTGGTCAGTGCTTGCCAGCTGGCGATTGGGTCCAGCATTCGTTGCGGCAATATTGAATGGGGCGACTGGTTATATAGCCCAGAAATCTCTGAGGGTTTCTCGTTCTCATCCACAGGTTCCTTATCAGGAAGATTGGGCATTAGAGCCAGTGCGTTGGTAAACAACGCCTGTCTGACCTCCTGTGCTCCAGCTACTGCAGTTAACCGATTGGAGTCCTTTTCTTTGTTGATATTGACATCACTAAATGACTTGTTTGTCTGAATGAACGACAAATCAGTTGGTTTATCAGTGGGCTTTGCTTGATCTGTATCCGCTGTCTCCGGTTTTATATCTGGTAACATCTTCGATGAGTTAGTTTCTGTGAATTTGTTCGAAGTCGTTGTAATGGCAACGTCATGGTCATGATTCGCTGACGTCGCCGATGACGTTTTGTACGCGTCGTCTAGTGACGTGATGGGAGGAATGTTGAAGTTGTAGGGAGAGTCCTTAGATCTCTGCCTCTCCTTGAAGAGAGTGTTTCGAAACCAGTGCTTGATCACTTTGGGTGGGAGGCAAGTCTGGTTGGCCATCTTCTCTATTTGCTCCTCGCTCGGGGAATTATTGATGTCAAAATTGGCGCGAAGTATCTTGAGCTGCTCGTCTGTGATTCGAGTCCGCGGTCGCTTGGCCGGAATTTCGGCGCTAACCGCTGATAACTTCTGCGTGCTTTGTGTGAGCTGAGGTGGCACTTGCTGtatttgttttgcttgttCCTGTAAAGCGTCAAACGCGCATGCGCGGCTATGCTTTGCGTCAACTGTGTTTGTTTGAGCGTTGGCGCCGAAGACCTGCGACCCCTTAACAATGGCGTTGTCGTCTGTTATGCCAATCATCGAATTCCCACCAAGCTGCTGCATCTGCTGCATTTGCTGCACAGCGGCGGCATTGGCGAGCATCTGATACGGACTCAGCGTAGAAGCTTGCGCCTGTAGTAAACTTGTATAAAGTCCCATCGAGGAAAGCAGGTTGCCAGACATTGGGTCGCCCATGTACATGGCCGGATTCATGTTCTCGAACTGTCCAAGGATACCGGGTGTGCTATTCTGCTTGTTAACTTGTGCGCTGAAGAGGGCTTTTAAAAGAGCTTGCTGCTGTAGTTGCTGTTGCATGGCGGCCAACTCCGcgttcattttattttgcaaggCCGAGGTTTCAGCCTGATTTGGAACCGTTGAAGCTCCGGATGCGCCCTCCGCCAGGTTAGCGCTATCGTGTGTTGAAGTTTGTTTGACATTCTCTCCAATAGGGGTCGTGTCGTTTCCGGTAACATCATCTTTGATTCTTCCCAGAATTTGATCGGAGTAAGCGGAGGAAAGCTTTTGGATGTTTTGAGCGGGGACGCATACTCCGTGCGTTTCTTCCTCGTGCGCTTTGAGCACCCAAACTCCTGTAAATTCCTTCCCGCATTGACGGCATACCTTGGGCGTGTCCTCGTTGTCAAGCTCGTCGCAGTTCTGATGAGAAATTCTATTTTGGAGGTTTTCTTTGTTGGTTTCATTCCTGCTCCTCGCGCTTTCGCCTTCCTGGACGTCACGCGTCTCCTCAGGAAAAAGTCCGTCGTCTGATAGGCTGGCCCACTTCTGCTGGTCCTGCTTGAACGATCTAGCTCTGTGCCTGTTCTCCGGACTTCGGTTTTCTATGTAGTGGGTCGCTTGTTCCAGGCCGTATTTACTCAGTAAATCACGGTAAGCTCTACTCCTTGATCCGCCGTCCAATGGGTAGGACCTTATCCGGGATCGTTTTGTTTTGACTCGTTTATCTGACGCCGGAAAAGAGTCAGCGATAAGAAAGGCGCCGCCATTTGTGGCTGATGCAAGCAGGTCCGGACAAGATCGGGTGACAGTTCCCTGTGGATCCTCCTGCGCGAAAACAGCTCCCTGTTCCGCAAAGTGCCGTTCAATCTTCACAGGAAAAACCTCCTTTTCTGTACCGGTTTCCACGGAATTGTTGTTATGATCAGGagcagtttttcttttttctgaaCAGTTCCCGATCACGTCTTGACCTTTCAGGACTTTGAGGATTAAGCTGTCTGACTGGACGGTCCTTTTCTCAGCACTCCTTGCATCCGCATCCACTATGCGCGATGGAAGATTGATCTTCTCTGAGGATTCCTGGTTCATGGctggaaaatatttacaaaaaagtttcGAGCAATTTGTCAAAGTTGGAAGTTAACAGCAAATAGCATTTCGCCACGATGTcaaacttcataaaattacaaatgaCAATAAAACCAACCGATTGGTTCTTCGTAGATGCCTTCATCTATCTTTAGTTCGCCGGCCTGGATTTAAAGATAAAGCCTATGATTTATCATAATCACACGACGCTCCAACATTTCGtgaaacattagttttatgaTGTACTTTGGCAACTACATACTACTGCACAATACTTACCAATTCATCGGAAATGTCGTTGTTGGCTTCTTGTGTCTTTACTGCATCTTTTACCTCTGATATTGCGACGATTTCTTTTGATTCACCGCCACCTATTTCTTCTTTAATCTATGACATATTCTCGTCTTATAGATCTACCTGCTTTAAgttgcttttatttctttgcgtTTGAACTGTTGTTTATCGTCATCAAAATGGAACTTACCGTTGTTTTGGTTAAGTCCTGTGCTTTGTCATCCATTTGGCCCAAACTCGCCAACGACATATTATGGACTTCGATCATATGCAGCTGCCACTGTATTGGCCCTTTCACGAGTTCctatgtgacgtaataaggGTACAATTATATCCAGTGTCCATCACTGCCCGTAGCGGTGAATTAGAGTCCTagtgtatttttatttaagatgTCTATACCTTGCATATTGGACACTCTAGTGGAGGTTGGTCGCTGTGTTGCATCATCACGTGTAACTGCATTCTGCTTTCGTCATCGCTTACGTAATTGCAGAACTCACACCTCTTACCCTACGTCATACAAACACACGAGCACGTCAGATGTGGTTTAGATAACGTTTTTCGTCATATGTTAATAACGCCTAAAATGGAGATACGGAAAATAAATCTGTGGACGCTGGTCTTACCCTGTCTGAAGCACTTTTAGCTTTGCCGGCAGCACTCGGTGATCCAACTTTCTGTTcaattgttttgcaaacatCTACAAATTGAGAAAAGTGCTTTGGTTACATATCACAACTGTACAGTGCACACTCATCGCCACATTTATGACGCGCTGTCAAGGTACATCACCTCTCTCTTCGATTGAGATCACGTCCTGTAATGTTGACATCGGCGGGTTCTTGTGATTCTGGAGTTGGACTTGGTGTTCGTTTGTCTGCATGTGTTTCACCATTTCAACAACGAACTGTAAAAGCAAGAAACTTGTTTGGTGAGGGACGTGGGTTGCGAAATCTATTTTTAACTTGgttatgatttttatttaaaacaatttctgagTCGTTAGGTGCTCGCTAATTAAACGCAGAAGTGAGAAAAATCTCTAGTCTAAAAACTTGTCTAGTTTAGAAATTTAGGCATTTTACTTTACTTAATAGATTTTTAATACTTTGAAGATGTATGCGTCAGATTTCTAACCTACCGTGGTGGAAAAATTGCCGCATGCCAGACAGTTCAAGGTCAAACCGgatttcttttcttttgaacTATCGTCACTGGAGCGTGACTTCAAGACATTGTGAAGATactgtgacgtaataaaagaATTGCGGGATTAGATGAGCAAATTGACTGAATGAAGAGTACGTTCTAAAATATCCGGTCTTAAAAGGCCGAATCCACCGAACAACGTCCGCGTCCACGGAACTCTAGTTTTCACTCACTTGGCATACAGTGAAGACGCCTTGATGCTGATCTGTCGAACAGTGCAGCTTCAGTTTTTCCACGCTGTGGGTCGTGAAGTTGCATGCATTACACGTCACATTCTGCAATATATAGAAGTCGTTCTGAAAACGATTAAGTCTGTCGTGCGTGTGCTGAACGCCACAGGCAAAGGCAGCAAGcgttattgttttgtttttcctcTCTGCCGCCCCCTACCTGCATCATGTTTCCGCTTATGGCAATGGGTATCATCCACTCGGTGGCAGCACCGCCCTCCCTTATATGAGATATGAGGTTGAGCTTGCAGGTATGCTTCTCGGTCTTGCAGTGAAGATTAAAATTGGTCTTAAGCtgtaagaaaaataaattaacacgGTAAACAAAACATCAGACAAATTTGGCCGAGCAACTGATCAAATTCAACGTAAATGCATTAGAGTcagaaataaaacttcacttcTTGCCTTCAGGCGCGCATAAAAGCCACAAACGTTTCCGAGCAAAACTTAATTGGCTTGAAATTGTTTGATAAGTGTTTTGGTTACCACAGGGTTAAATTCTATAAATACTTGCAGCATTTATGGGTAAAGTCGTCTCTTTGCTGCTCTGTGTACTCAACACATTGCGGCCTTTTTCCCGATATGACAACGTCGCGACAGTAACAAGCTTTAATTACCAGAGTACCAAGCGGTAAGcacaaagttaaaaacagTCACATCAGGTATAGTCAATTCCCGTTCCGAGCAACTAAAACCAAACATGAAACACATTAGATAACACGCAGCATTGTTTACATAATCAATCTCCGACACGCCCAAGAACATGTATCTGGGACTTTTAACTTCCTTAAAACATCATGACCTGTTACAAATACAGACCGCAGGTAATTATTACCTCAGAAGCGTAGACAAATCTGAAACTATTGCACATGGCAAACCGCACTTGATAACCTTTAATACAAAGAGCCGGAGTGGCATAAACTTATTGGTGTATGATACTATgtttgccaccaggcataattTCAATAACGAAAGATGCTCGGCTGGTGAATTTCGCAAACCCATGCGGGTGTGCTTCGTCATGGCAGACTACAATAGGAGAataggaaatattttttgaaacctACAAACTTATAAAAGTAGTGTTATTATAAAATTAGTTATTATTGGTCGATGTTACTGGAAAGGTTACAGCGCCAGCACCACTGCATGTGTTTGAACTTACTGAAACAAGTTAATCACCTTTAACTGAACGAATATCCTTACAAATGACCAAATTGCACTTTGCCTTTCTGACATAATGTTCTCTTTTAAGCGAAGGAGGAAATTCCCTGTTCTTTCATCAATGTAATAATGACTGTAACGCGATTCTTATCAGAGGACAAATTTTAGCTTCGTAACAAGACGCCAAAGATCGATATTATCTCGCTAACTGCCTTTAAAGTGTGAtcaaaaaaacgaaatatCGGTACCAAGTGGTACAGAATGTTTTTTGTGAAGAAATCATCAAATTAAACTCGCCTCTTCTATCGCAACTGCGCAATGCAAACTCGGCTTaacaaaatgacaagttcTAATTGCACCTACGTCAATAAGTTTCTCTTAAACGAAAAAACTGACACCACCACCACATTGATCAGGTTTAAACCGGAATCTACAGCCCAGGACGAGTAATTAACGCCCGTTAATGAGCAGAAGGTAATTAAACTTTACCATTAAACCTGTAaactattttaattaaatcaaaattagCGGTGTTTGTCCCAATCACAGCGGTTTGATGCTGGAAGGTCGAATAATACCGGCGTTGATATCTCAACAGATCTCGCTCAAATTACACCGAAATTATTTCCGTTACTTTTCAATCGGTTTCTTTATGTTTCTGTGAAGGCTGCACAATTTATTTCCACTTAAAAGGCGACAAAGGATCGTAAAAGTTCTTAATATTCAGGAAGTTTTGTTCTGTTTTCAATTGTCCATTCatgaattaaaacaaaattattgtttaccaaacatataaaaacaattgttacgTAAAAAACATTGCTGTTACGCAAAACCTTTTCATTGCAACTTATCCCGGTTTAGAGGTCTGTTGAAGCGTGGGGCCACGATAAAACCCACCCATCTTATACTACTTTGCCCCACAGTTGGTTTTCAAACGGGTGAGGTCTAATTATAAGCACTTGCCATGCGATAATTGAGTTTCCTAGCCAGGTCAAGTTTTAAAAGTGGTCGCGCGAATTCCTCACCATCAGCACCGCGCTCGTCTGTTTACGGATGCATTTCAGCGACGGATCTACAGTTAAAAGCGGAGCTAGGTATCCGTTCATGCGGAACCGTGCAAACAGAACCAAGGGTTGTCGCAAATGAACCAAAATGTCGTGATTTCACGACCGAAACGCGTCGCTCTTCGGCGGTGGAAACAGCACAACGCACTTGAATTAGCCGCGTTCCCCTTAATTACAGCTGCAAAAGCGGGGCTAGGCAGGTTTAGGACTTATCCTTgcgcaaatggtttcactaaATTCACTTCTCTTGGCGGGTCCGCAACAGTGAACCCCAATCACCCACGCAGTTGGGAAAGACGCTTTCTTCTTACCGGGGTGCTGTAGCTGCAAAGTTTGCAGAAGTATCCCTCTCTCTGGGACCGCGTCACCCATTCGCTGTTGGTCATATCGTACGTGACGTCACTGTGACGTGGCTTTCTCACGTGAGCGTCGAGAGCATTGATGTCATCGGTGCCGTATATCAAGCAGAGTCCGCAGGAGAAAATGCACGATGACTTCACTTCGCTCGGCTCCAGCTGGAACGAAAGAAAGATCGTAATCACGTGATCGTAGCAAAAATACATAATGCGTCGTAGCCGCCGGTCACATGTATAAGATTCTCAAACTGCAATTCTGGATATCATAGCTTCACTTTTACCTGACGCATCCGCTCTCGTTCTTGTGACGTAGCAAAATTGCTTACGTCATCCTCTTTGGAATGGTTCGATAGCCGCTGTTGTAACGACGACGCTGCAGCAGCGACCATAAACTGCTGGTACTGTTGAGCAAGTAGAAGCTGCTGATGCTGAGCTAGGAGCAGTTGCTGCTGCAAGTATTGAGCCTGCACTTTACGCGCCTTCTCGCTGTCGTCAAGGTGCGGGAATCCCCGTGTGACGTCATCGCGGCCGTCCTGCTCTTGCAGGGATTTAAACGCGGCGGCGTAATATTCCATGAGATTTTGCGGAACGAACGGAAGCATGCGTGACGTATCATTGGATTTGCTCCGCTCTGCCCTGCCGTGACTGGAATCTGAAAAGTCGCAACTGTCCTAATTAACTTGAACCCATCGCCTTCCATCAACTGCTGCAGTCAGCTATACCATCGCTGTTGAACTCATACAGGTAATGATAGTAACGAATTATCGAGAATTAATCGTCTGTACATGTCAATGAACGTTACACGGCGACTGTCGTGAAGCATTACTGCTGATACCGAGTCATAATCAGCCATATTCGGCTGAAGTAAGCTAAAATCTTTGTAAAATGTCGCCATAACTTCAAAACTTCAAATTACCTTCATTGGGTCTGGAGGTCTTCAGAAGTCCTCGCTCCCTCAAAGCCAGATTCTGAGCGTGTTTCTCGCTGGTCATGTGGATGCGAAGGTTTCTCGCTATACTCGTCTCGTACGTGCATACGTCACACCGCCATTTGCCGCCGGTACCGGCATCCCGCCGCCCAATGGTCGGGGAGCCGGTTTTAGACGGAGCCGTAAAGGTACTGGAGTCGATGCTGCTGTTTGTCTTATTTGAAGACCGCCGGCGTCGCGTGGAATTAAATTGCTTCAAGTCCAGCATTGTGTCGTTGTAGGTTGGGTGTTTGTTCGGGGAGTAACTTCGCTTTAACGCATTTCGTTGGATGTTCTGAGGGTGGAAATGTACAGTGACCAGCAGGTATCATTTTAACAAGAAATCAGGCTAAACGTGAAAACGGTAAAGTAGGCTTACTGGAGGTGTACAAATATGGGAGGAACAGACCAAAGTTTATCCGCATTCGTTGTCTCAGTAAAGCCAACATACCTCGCTATGCGTTGAAACGTCACTTCCTGGCGCGTTGAAGCTTGAAGACGAGGGGGAGACACCGTGCCTCATCTTGTCCTGCTGTCGATGTTGAAGAGTCCGGGCGTTGTAGAGATGCTTATCGGACTGCATGTGGATGCTGAGGTTGCCCTTTGTCGTTGTCGAGTAGTTACAGACGCTGCACTTGAAAGGCTGAAAgggaaaaacaaacaactctTTTTAAATGCACAGCGTCGTGGCTTCCGTATGCTCAAGTCGGGCTCATGTTACTGGGCTTATGCGCCATGTTTATTCTGGCCTTGCTTACTTGGCGTGACAATCTTGTTTGAATCTTAGTTGTAAATGATCAAACGCTTTGACATGGGGGCTCGTTAGTCGGGTTAATTAACCCCAAACGGGCCGAGTACAGAGACCTCACATGGGCGTTCACGTCAACCAAATTAAATCCCCCATTTACTCGAGATTTTCTTAATTAAAGGCTTAAGGCGCGCGCGAACCCAGCTTAAAAGTGGGTCAGGAATTTGGCGGTAAACTTTGTAACCCATTTTAGGGCGTACCCACCTTGTATCCACAGGAGTAGCTCTCCCCCCTCGATAGTCGCGGATGAGGCTGCCCGGCGTTGCAGTAAGCGCAGTCGGAAGTTTCTTCGAGATGTTTCTCTTTCATGTGAGCCTCCAGTGTTTGCCTGGAAACAATTAGGTCGTAATTATTGTCctcattattacatcataatggCATGAGTTTCTTTTCCGTCCATGCTGTCGTCCGCACGACTTTCAATTTGGTTCTCAAACAGTTCAGTAacataataaaattgtttttcgaATCCTCGGCGTGGTTAACGATGCCATATAAGTTACTTTATTAAGCTTTATCAAATTAAACGACTCCCATTAAAGCAAGCAGAAAGGAATTTCAGTTCAACCGTTATAAGCGCTATTAACGGGTGCATTTAATATCTCGTTTCTGGCGGGTGTGTTTGAACAAGGGCGAAATGATTTCATCAAATTAGGAGGGCAT
The Clavelina lepadiformis chromosome 4, kaClaLepa1.1, whole genome shotgun sequence DNA segment above includes these coding regions:
- the LOC143451505 gene encoding zinc finger homeobox protein 4-like isoform X3 codes for the protein MTQDFARVQSDRVTDDIMELKTSTSSGTGTFNGEICYRDDGLGVVLKNSQLNCDVTSFIQDANSNNSNNSDVTIRKNTEQSGVGGHHPLIPKYLTLLDSVDASGDAQSSERSGLTTDRPVSGKRSPAAPSVQTFRVHTFPDDVTQDKDDEIKEIMQRVSVRTWSQENGVEKVQGKQILMCFQCRLTFALSTSLTDHIITNHDVKLNKHEQKLLKSSQISAFLQKKDDSSHVVCFLEPTDNFTSSKEREVDQSESVTVDSQITAPIRHREGTECLSAETDLTSDTSKSHDITSENVHETNLNNKTLDVACSVSISETTNDFTKLEPETGNPAENITSPADSDKPLLIPDTKENIVTSQTTIVKGNDVAEGVLDLSSPSKLTDLPGSGNSVGTESHNQDMSFALASPLGVHASPPTSHPLLMSNVMRTDALNRDAKIALMKPNDSKSFSSKSEHQDTDAQITNSSRSIVTSPLENATHLVTTSNSAMLPSSIPDAQNRVNSIAASLVASQGLDVLSSSPSNAEHIFPMSLFQSRNSCKTLKCPKCNWHYKYRQTLEAHMKEKHLEETSDCAYCNAGQPHPRLSRGESYSCGYKPFKCSVCNYSTTTKGNLSIHMQSDKHLYNARTLQHRQQDKMRHGVSPSSSSFNAPGSDVSTHSENIQRNALKRSYSPNKHPTYNDTMLDLKQFNSTRRRRSSNKTNSSIDSSTFTAPSKTGSPTIGRRDAGTGGKWRCDVCTYETSIARNLRIHMTSEKHAQNLALRERGLLKTSRPNEDSSHGRAERSKSNDTSRMLPFVPQNLMEYYAAAFKSLQEQDGRDDVTRGFPHLDDSEKARKVQAQYLQQQLLLAQHQQLLLAQQYQQFMVAAAASSLQQRLSNHSKEDDVSNFATSQERERMRQLEPSEVKSSCIFSCGLCLIYGTDDINALDAHVRKPRHSDVTYDMTNSEWVTRSQREGYFCKLCSYSTPLKTNFNLHCKTEKHTCKLNLISHIREGGAATEWMIPIAISGNMMQNVTCNACNFTTHSVEKLKLHCSTDQHQGVFTVCQYLHNVLKSRSSDDSSKEKKSGLTLNCLACGNFSTTFVVEMVKHMQTNEHQVQLQNHKNPPMSTLQDVISIEERDVCKTIEQKVGSPSAAGKAKSASDRGKRCEFCNYVSDDESRMQLHVMMQHSDQPPLECPICKELVKGPIQWQLHMIEVHNMSLASLGQMDDKAQDLTKTTIKEEIGGGESKEIVAISEVKDAVKTQEANNDISDELAGELKIDEGIYEEPIAMNQESSEKINLPSRIVDADARSAEKRTVQSDSLILKVLKGQDVIGNCSEKRKTAPDHNNNSVETGTEKEVFPVKIERHFAEQGAVFAQEDPQGTVTRSCPDLLASATNGGAFLIADSFPASDKRVKTKRSRIRSYPLDGGSRSRAYRDLLSKYGLEQATHYIENRSPENRHRARSFKQDQQKWASLSDDGLFPEETRDVQEGESARSRNETNKENLQNRISHQNCDELDNEDTPKVCRQCGKEFTGVWVLKAHEEETHGVCVPAQNIQKLSSAYSDQILGRIKDDVTGNDTTPIGENVKQTSTHDSANLAEGASGASTVPNQAETSALQNKMNAELAAMQQQLQQQALLKALFSAQVNKQNSTPGILGQFENMNPAMYMGDPMSGNLLSSMGLYTSLLQAQASTLSPYQMLANAAAVQQMQQMQQLGGNSMIGITDDNAIVKGSQVFGANAQTNTVDAKHSRACAFDALQEQAKQIQQVPPQLTQSTQKLSAVSAEIPAKRPRTRITDEQLKILRANFDINNSPSEEQIEKMANQTCLPPKVIKHWFRNTLFKERQRSKDSPYNFNIPPITSLDDAYKTSSATSANHDHDVAITTTSNKFTETNSSKMLPDIKPETADTDQAKPTDKPTDLSFIQTNKSFSDVNINKEKDSNRLTAVAGAQEVRQALFTNALALMPNLPDKEPVDENEKPSEISGLYNQSPHSILPQRMLDPIASWQALTNYEISSANDMHYHIDSQSLPDTNPPSSHAQGIACRRTPRTRFTDHQLQVLQDFFDHNAYPKDDDLDKLSQTLNLSTRVIVVWFQNARQKARKSYEQQQPNLNPLSMGRVRSLSPNFEEIAAKTRRQNAPVVEDLARRTLSEVTKTMTQDGKLQQSLTPANASLKVLASADDADFQFQEKMSKSPPLSECEYQSKETLITCQMCEQKFSSQEEWQVHQQSHFAANVASMFSPYGMMYMQGLMGNARPQLFNEKALGQTSGVKEENNKIFNLEKESESSSSRGNWEGNLSFSDDKSVSSLIRSRLITPPMSSSSKRKISTSPTLSMSSSSSTSPSIAQGGVIRAKGNFLDDKECVGLQKDPKRLRTTITPEQLEYLYQQYLVDSSPSRKIIEQISEVVGLKKRVVQVWFQNTRARERKGQFRSSVARGAISNMNQYKLCHLCRMVFRSKTELDLHIQTRHGSQEENRFSQDEPVNKKIKFTDLAGLARNSAPAQNAAKVLSSYDPDRSINMDIDAIKKLTNTMTPENISHIKQEVLPLEAPDAQTRNEAANRYSPLASNTKAAPTNTRNTTDLQKLVALYSSADFASGTEKLTTTSPDTPRHSTHYDKYDKDETSLLTSIGQPRGNEGPSANEASQSGRNTSPVMSLKQDYSENRISIFTSQTKLSPSQRSTAMTSNPHATYAPESVSTTPKRYRTQMTANQVKALKHSFKGCKMPTLAECETLGNELGLQKRVIQNARAKEKKHKMIQQMEGNGVERTELNEESHTTTHCDVCFPIVRYTSLQHAREHIFSHHHLQRLLLAIDNDGSGQFSPAGLNACSSSSGSSYDGTESQFQADQTGFGSAAERSPIVLDQNDVSVNKDRTSSINGFPHDEDVSVGRSLSTGSGSTNIEKKSKDDVTSDPAKDDYSALLAENPVLLQQFALQQMMQHNQQENDPEESGSETPQKQAMLQQALQKSLYQMLKLTQGSSSGN